Proteins encoded together in one bacterium window:
- a CDS encoding (d)CMP kinase codes for IAQAIANMFDLILVNSGSFYRALAKATLDAGLWPPDPECIPYCLTVDLAVDRGVVCAINDIPVSMNELKAPEPSNHASTIGVHGAVRTYVNQTIRQYANSLSAVGLICEGRDTGTAIFPDADLKLYFTARSEIRAARMSTDTYTWAAEQIIERDQRDMSRAESPLLSAEDAEQAGYIIIDTSGLDQSEVLQRSSALVQHILVI; via the coding sequence CTATTGCCCAAGCTATTGCCAATATGTTCGACCTCATCTTGGTCAACAGCGGGAGTTTCTACCGCGCATTAGCCAAGGCGACACTCGATGCAGGTCTCTGGCCTCCAGATCCGGAGTGTATTCCGTACTGCCTGACAGTCGATCTAGCAGTCGACCGGGGTGTGGTATGCGCAATCAATGACATACCAGTCTCGATGAACGAGCTGAAGGCCCCCGAACCAAGTAATCATGCTTCAACGATTGGTGTGCACGGCGCGGTGCGTACATACGTCAATCAAACCATCCGACAGTACGCCAATTCCCTTTCAGCCGTCGGGCTTATCTGCGAGGGACGAGATACTGGAACCGCCATCTTTCCTGATGCAGATCTCAAGCTCTACTTCACTGCACGGTCCGAAATTCGCGCCGCGCGTATGTCCACCGATACCTATACCTGGGCAGCTGAGCAGATCATAGAGAGAGACCAACGAGACATGTCGCGCGCAGAGTCACCATTGTTGAGCGCCGAAGATGCCGAGCAAGCTGGCTATATAATCATCGATACGAGCGGGCTCGATCAGAGCGAAGTTCTGCAGCGCTCGAGTGCCCTCGTACAACACATTTTGGTCATTTAA
- a CDS encoding glycosyltransferase family 2 protein, producing MLASVLIFTLLIDGIKISFELFVISRRIPINTRFSDRDHRNLTVVIACHQGANKIAPTIESVRACLPGVTIIVADDASKDGTSTIALKSGAKVLKLGFNRGKVGAIHRALDYVKTKYVLIMDDDMRLENSTLPYGLLDRYDAVAFNVVPTGEGFWADIQRHEYLKSMQIGKNYHAPYGTVLCISGAIGLFRTKRLKAQVDTHSGEFSGEDLERTLLIHHSIGSRGVTYVPDTVKTEVPETLGQLFKQRCLGWNPGFAANTRLLIGLILSRNTAWRLRVDSLYNLLNLLIDPLRIAALPVLIVNPLIFIVVFVLYAMLDFVTWFAMGKKDAWYLILLTPLYGIFSLVTRFIGTMVWLYRETIELLFLKMRHRPDSYKLAPGYLQAFSFALSIILLCGFLYFAADFYLG from the coding sequence GTGTTAGCGAGTGTTCTGATTTTTACACTGCTGATTGATGGAATTAAGATATCCTTTGAATTGTTTGTGATATCTCGACGGATTCCGATTAATACAAGATTCTCTGACAGGGATCACCGCAATCTCACGGTTGTGATTGCTTGTCATCAAGGAGCTAATAAGATCGCACCCACTATCGAATCTGTACGTGCTTGCTTGCCCGGAGTAACAATCATCGTTGCCGATGATGCGTCGAAGGATGGGACTTCGACAATCGCACTCAAGAGTGGTGCAAAGGTGCTCAAACTTGGCTTTAATAGGGGGAAAGTGGGCGCAATTCATCGCGCATTAGATTATGTTAAAACAAAATATGTCTTGATCATGGATGACGACATGCGACTAGAAAACAGCACGCTGCCATACGGGTTGCTCGATCGCTACGATGCAGTGGCATTTAATGTAGTGCCTACCGGCGAAGGATTTTGGGCGGATATTCAGAGACATGAGTATCTAAAAAGTATGCAAATCGGGAAGAATTATCATGCTCCATATGGGACAGTGCTATGTATCTCTGGGGCAATCGGCTTGTTTCGAACAAAACGACTCAAAGCTCAAGTCGATACCCATAGTGGGGAGTTTAGTGGCGAGGATCTTGAGAGAACATTATTGATACATCATTCAATCGGCTCGCGTGGCGTCACATATGTGCCTGATACCGTGAAGACCGAGGTGCCAGAAACTCTTGGACAGCTCTTTAAACAACGTTGCTTGGGGTGGAATCCTGGATTTGCTGCCAATACTCGTTTGCTGATTGGTTTGATATTAAGTCGAAATACTGCATGGAGATTGAGAGTCGATTCTCTTTACAACCTCCTCAATCTGTTAATAGACCCATTACGTATTGCGGCTTTGCCGGTTCTGATAGTGAATCCATTGATCTTTATAGTGGTTTTTGTACTGTACGCTATGCTTGATTTTGTGACGTGGTTTGCAATGGGGAAGAAGGATGCTTGGTATCTGATATTACTCACGCCGCTGTATGGCATCTTCAGTTTAGTGACCCGATTTATTGGCACTATGGTATGGTTATATAGAGAGACTATAGAACTATTATTTTTGAAGATGCGGCATAGGCCAGACTCATATAAGCTTGCCCCAGGATATTTGCAAGCTTTTTCTTTTGCTTTAAGCATCATATTGCTCTGCGGATTCCTTTATTTTGCAGCAGATTTTTACCTTGGGTAA
- a CDS encoding ribonuclease J encodes MPDKLTSRPLSADDMPKQSTRVQASPAKQEVRAPRPARNQAPGSNTNTRQSGQGQSRGGSNSRGQQNIQLRGRSQNGNGGNKNGQRQERGGLGRPPRMRMPKGPQTFVTGSFNTNGNGAAKAAVSIPGVSKTDAGKLKIIPLGGLNQIGKNIMALEYENDIIIMDMGFSFPGEDQPGIDLVVPDVAYLEQRKHKIRGILITHAHEDHVGGIPFLLPKIPAPIYAAKFTIKFIERKLEEYRLPFKPELHIVDQDKHDRIQLGVFNIEFLRITHSIPDACSLVIRTPVGTIINTGDWRFEENPVDGKPSDKERLKQIGDEGVLMLMCDSTSCEKTGRSASESEIVDTIDEILVRNYNKRVIIAAFSSQITRMQIIIDAVAKAKRKLVVVGRSMLNNLELSVKLGYVKIPAGLLIKARDMEKYQDGQLVVVSTGSQGETFSALQRMGTGDHRDVKLKETDVVVLSASIIPGNEKSVWGMVDNLFRWGTYVYQPATAELDGLGTMHTSGHASIEEIKEMIQLTRPKHYLPIHGEMHHMFHNAAIALTEGIADSNVFVIEDGQTLVVDDKGSVKEGPKVQAGSVLIDGAGIGDVQEIVLKDRLAMSESGVFMAVATVDKRTGKLVTSPDIISRGFIYMKDNVELVQRSRQIVQNIFDKRDKALPANSLIIKTRMRDEIANYLFKVTKRNPIVLPVVIEV; translated from the coding sequence ATGCCAGATAAATTAACCAGTCGACCGCTCTCGGCCGACGATATGCCAAAACAATCAACTAGGGTGCAGGCATCTCCTGCGAAGCAAGAAGTACGAGCGCCTCGACCAGCCCGCAATCAAGCCCCTGGCAGTAATACAAATACTCGACAATCCGGTCAGGGTCAAAGTCGAGGTGGCTCAAATAGTCGCGGTCAGCAGAATATCCAGCTGCGAGGCCGTAGCCAAAACGGCAACGGCGGCAACAAGAACGGTCAGCGTCAAGAACGCGGTGGCCTCGGACGCCCACCTCGTATGCGTATGCCAAAAGGTCCACAAACATTCGTAACTGGCAGCTTCAATACAAACGGTAATGGTGCTGCTAAGGCGGCCGTATCGATCCCTGGTGTTAGTAAGACCGATGCAGGCAAGCTCAAGATCATCCCGCTTGGTGGTCTCAACCAGATCGGTAAGAACATCATGGCTCTCGAGTATGAGAATGACATCATCATCATGGATATGGGCTTTTCGTTTCCAGGCGAAGATCAGCCGGGGATAGACCTCGTTGTGCCTGACGTAGCGTATCTTGAACAGCGTAAGCATAAGATTCGCGGTATCCTGATTACGCACGCTCACGAAGACCACGTTGGGGGAATCCCATTTCTCCTGCCAAAGATTCCGGCACCGATTTATGCCGCTAAGTTTACGATTAAGTTCATCGAGCGCAAACTCGAAGAATATCGTTTGCCATTTAAACCAGAGCTACATATCGTAGATCAGGATAAGCACGATCGCATCCAGCTCGGGGTCTTTAATATCGAGTTCTTGCGCATCACACACTCCATCCCTGATGCTTGCTCGCTCGTCATTCGCACACCAGTTGGGACGATTATCAACACCGGTGACTGGCGCTTCGAAGAGAATCCAGTTGATGGTAAGCCATCAGACAAAGAGCGCCTGAAGCAGATCGGTGACGAAGGCGTGTTGATGTTGATGTGTGACTCAACGAGCTGCGAGAAGACCGGACGCTCGGCTTCTGAGAGCGAGATCGTTGATACGATTGATGAGATTTTGGTGCGCAACTACAATAAGCGCGTCATTATCGCTGCTTTCTCGAGTCAGATTACGCGTATGCAGATCATTATCGATGCGGTTGCTAAGGCTAAACGCAAGCTGGTCGTCGTAGGCCGCAGCATGCTCAATAACCTTGAGCTGTCGGTGAAGCTTGGCTATGTGAAGATTCCAGCAGGCTTGCTTATCAAGGCTCGGGACATGGAGAAGTATCAGGATGGACAGCTCGTCGTAGTGTCGACGGGTTCGCAAGGTGAGACTTTCTCGGCTTTGCAGCGTATGGGCACTGGCGACCACCGCGACGTGAAGCTCAAAGAAACCGACGTGGTCGTGCTTTCGGCTTCGATCATTCCTGGTAACGAGAAGTCAGTCTGGGGTATGGTCGACAATCTTTTCCGTTGGGGTACATATGTCTATCAGCCAGCGACCGCTGAGCTCGACGGCCTTGGCACTATGCACACCTCGGGGCACGCGAGCATCGAAGAAATCAAAGAGATGATTCAGCTTACTCGACCGAAGCATTACCTGCCAATTCACGGTGAGATGCATCATATGTTCCACAATGCGGCAATTGCATTGACGGAAGGTATTGCTGATAGTAATGTCTTCGTGATTGAAGACGGCCAGACATTGGTGGTTGACGATAAGGGTTCGGTCAAGGAAGGTCCAAAAGTACAGGCTGGCTCAGTGCTCATCGATGGCGCGGGGATTGGTGACGTGCAAGAGATCGTCTTGAAGGATCGCTTGGCAATGAGCGAGAGCGGCGTCTTTATGGCGGTCGCGACGGTCGATAAGAGGACCGGCAAGCTTGTTACGAGCCCTGACATCATCTCGCGTGGTTTCATCTACATGAAGGACAACGTTGAGCTGGTGCAGCGCAGTCGTCAGATCGTACAAAACATCTTTGATAAGCGAGATAAGGCTCTTCCAGCCAACTCGCTGATCATCAAGACGCGTATGCGTGATGAGATTGCCAACTATCTCTTCAAGGTCACGAAGCGCAATCCAATTGTGCTGCCAGTCGTGATCGAAGTATAG
- a CDS encoding uracil-DNA glycosylase has translation MAGDEVVHSQTKIDRLDEIAARIASCEICTELCKSVTNPVPGEGSPEADIMFVGEAPGAEEDRQGRPFVGASGKFLAEMLESIGLTREEVYITNIVKYRPPNNRDPFPDEIKACLPYLLEQIDIIQPKLVAFLGRHSMSVFFPDKKISAVHGQPMKRTYTHAGQKRTQVFLPLYHPAAALYNGGMRETLKQDFASIPDILQKLS, from the coding sequence ATGGCGGGCGACGAAGTAGTTCACAGTCAAACAAAAATTGATCGACTAGACGAAATCGCTGCCCGCATAGCCTCGTGTGAAATATGTACCGAATTATGTAAATCAGTCACAAACCCTGTGCCCGGCGAGGGTTCCCCAGAAGCAGACATTATGTTTGTGGGTGAAGCCCCCGGGGCAGAGGAAGATCGTCAAGGACGACCGTTTGTTGGCGCATCTGGTAAGTTTCTCGCAGAAATGCTCGAATCCATCGGGCTGACTCGCGAAGAAGTCTATATCACAAATATCGTGAAATACCGACCGCCGAACAATCGAGATCCTTTTCCTGACGAAATCAAAGCCTGTCTCCCGTACCTCCTAGAGCAGATTGACATCATTCAGCCTAAGCTTGTGGCATTTCTTGGTCGCCACTCGATGTCGGTGTTCTTTCCTGACAAGAAGATTAGTGCCGTACATGGTCAACCCATGAAGCGCACGTACACGCATGCAGGCCAGAAGCGCACACAAGTGTTTTTGCCGCTCTATCATCCCGCAGCCGCCCTCTATAATGGCGGTATGCGCGAAACTCTGAAGCAAGATTTTGCCAGTATCCCAGATATCCTTCAGAAATTATCTTAA
- a CDS encoding polyribonucleotide nucleotidyltransferase yields MNIIHPFGGKQATYETEFAGKKLTIETGNLAFLATGAVTVRYGDTVVFASAVVAPEPKPDQDFFPLLIDYEERMYAAGKISGSRFIKREGRPSEKAILTARLIDRPIRPLFPKGYRNDVQIVVMPLSVDMEHEPDIIGIIAASSALMLTGAPFEGPVAGIRIGQIDGKLVPFPTNSEQDNGTLNLTVAGTKDAIMMVEAAAQEVSEETMLEALQLSIDSWKPVIELQEQMVQEMGVQPQKYDLFKADEELTEKIEQFLDGKLGQYVRHTDGLKRQDSINELREMVLAEFGPLPAEMEDDKERFPAGRVKEAFTKAIDNEIRRGILEDGERPDQRKTTEIRPISGATGVLPRTHGSAIFTRGTTQALTLTTLAPTSFAQLIDTMEEDTSKRYMHHYNFPPYSTGEARPLRGTGRREIGHGALAERALEPMIPSIEDFPYASRVVSEILSSNGSTSMASVCGSTLSLMDAGVPLKRPISGIAMGLVIDHANPGKYIILSDIQGAEDFAGDMDFKVAGSSEGITALQMDIKVKGITVEIMRAALAQAKEGRAHIMGEMMKILSEVRPELSLYAPRITKLTINPDKIKEVIGKGGETIRKITEETETQIDIEDSGLVMIYSEDAEKAQKAKEWIEAITAEPEVGKIYDGTVVKLMEFGAFVEFMPGREGLVHISQIADHRVEKVSDELREGDKIKVKLVEKDDKGRFNLSKKAAQSE; encoded by the coding sequence ATGAATATCATCCATCCGTTTGGCGGCAAGCAAGCTACCTACGAAACTGAATTTGCAGGTAAAAAACTTACAATCGAGACCGGTAATCTGGCCTTCTTAGCAACTGGAGCAGTGACTGTGCGCTACGGTGACACGGTGGTATTTGCTTCAGCGGTTGTTGCACCAGAGCCAAAGCCAGATCAAGACTTCTTCCCGCTCTTAATTGATTACGAAGAGCGCATGTATGCTGCCGGCAAGATTTCCGGCAGTCGCTTTATCAAGCGCGAAGGTCGTCCGAGCGAAAAGGCGATTCTGACTGCTCGATTGATCGACCGTCCGATTCGACCTCTTTTCCCGAAGGGGTATCGTAATGACGTCCAGATTGTTGTCATGCCGCTCTCAGTCGATATGGAGCACGAGCCGGATATCATCGGCATTATCGCTGCCTCTAGTGCGCTGATGCTGACTGGTGCGCCATTTGAAGGCCCAGTCGCTGGTATTCGTATCGGTCAGATCGACGGCAAGCTTGTGCCATTCCCAACCAACAGCGAGCAAGATAACGGTACACTCAATCTCACGGTAGCAGGCACGAAGGACGCCATTATGATGGTGGAAGCCGCTGCGCAAGAGGTGAGTGAAGAGACGATGCTCGAAGCTCTACAGCTTTCGATTGATTCATGGAAGCCAGTTATCGAACTTCAGGAGCAAATGGTGCAAGAAATGGGCGTACAGCCTCAGAAGTACGACCTCTTTAAGGCTGATGAAGAACTGACCGAGAAGATCGAGCAGTTTCTTGACGGCAAGCTGGGTCAGTATGTGCGTCACACTGATGGCTTGAAGCGCCAAGATTCAATTAACGAACTTCGTGAGATGGTGCTTGCAGAGTTTGGGCCACTCCCTGCCGAGATGGAAGATGACAAAGAACGCTTCCCAGCTGGTCGGGTCAAAGAAGCCTTTACGAAGGCAATCGATAATGAGATTCGACGGGGTATTCTCGAAGATGGCGAGCGTCCAGATCAACGCAAAACGACAGAAATCCGTCCTATCTCTGGCGCGACTGGTGTATTGCCACGCACCCATGGTTCGGCGATCTTTACGCGCGGCACTACTCAGGCGTTGACTTTGACGACGCTGGCACCGACGAGCTTCGCACAGCTGATTGACACCATGGAAGAGGATACGAGCAAGCGCTACATGCACCACTATAATTTCCCACCGTATTCGACGGGTGAGGCGCGACCATTGCGCGGTACTGGTCGTCGCGAGATCGGGCATGGCGCTTTGGCCGAACGTGCACTCGAGCCAATGATTCCGTCAATCGAGGACTTTCCGTACGCGAGTCGCGTCGTATCGGAGATCTTGAGCTCAAACGGCTCTACGAGTATGGCTTCCGTATGTGGCTCGACGCTGTCATTGATGGATGCAGGTGTGCCATTAAAGCGTCCAATCTCTGGTATTGCGATGGGTCTGGTTATAGATCATGCAAACCCAGGAAAATACATCATTCTCTCTGATATCCAGGGGGCCGAAGATTTTGCCGGTGATATGGACTTCAAGGTTGCCGGTTCGAGCGAAGGCATTACTGCGTTGCAGATGGATATCAAGGTCAAGGGTATTACCGTGGAGATTATGCGTGCAGCCCTGGCGCAGGCGAAGGAAGGGCGAGCGCATATCATGGGCGAGATGATGAAGATTCTCTCGGAAGTGCGACCTGAACTCTCACTATACGCGCCTCGTATCACTAAGTTGACAATCAATCCAGATAAGATCAAGGAAGTGATCGGTAAAGGCGGTGAGACTATTCGCAAGATCACCGAAGAGACTGAAACCCAGATTGATATCGAAGACTCTGGCCTAGTGATGATCTACTCAGAAGACGCAGAGAAGGCTCAAAAGGCCAAAGAGTGGATTGAAGCCATTACCGCAGAGCCTGAGGTCGGTAAGATCTATGATGGTACGGTCGTGAAACTCATGGAGTTTGGAGCCTTCGTAGAGTTCATGCCCGGTCGTGAAGGGCTCGTACATATCAGTCAAATCGCAGATCACCGAGTCGAAAAAGTAAGTGATGAATTGAGGGAAGGCGATAAAATAAAGGTGAAGCTTGTCGAAAAAGACGACAAGGGAAGGTTCAATTTGAGTAAAAAAGCTGCTCAATCCGAATAG
- the rpsO gene encoding 30S ribosomal protein S15, with product MTTAQLDKKALVKKHGQHAKDTGSAEVQIAIFTEKIAQLTNHLKKHKQDNHSRRGLLAMVSKRRRLLDYLQKSSQERYEAIVKKLKLRR from the coding sequence ATGACTACAGCACAACTCGACAAAAAAGCACTCGTAAAAAAACATGGTCAGCACGCCAAGGACACTGGCTCCGCTGAGGTTCAGATTGCGATTTTTACTGAAAAGATCGCTCAGCTGACTAATCACCTGAAAAAGCACAAGCAAGACAACCACAGTCGCCGTGGCTTGTTGGCTATGGTCTCGAAGCGCCGTCGCCTGCTTGACTACTTGCAGAAGTCTTCACAAGAGCGGTACGAAGCTATCGTTAAGAAGCTCAAACTCCGTCGTTAA
- the truB gene encoding tRNA pseudouridine(55) synthase TruB, which translates to MIKRGTLTEPTGLWLVDKPYKKSSFWAVHVLRKFTGIKKVGHAGTLDPLATGLLLVLVGKEYTCQVDSFLKLDKEYELEITFGANSSTDDLEGEMTAVSSRRPSTEEVETVIKQLTGRIMQTPPIYSAMKVGGQRAYKLARQGASVELQSRPVEVYGWIDVHYEYPLLKATVAVSSGTYIRSLARDLGEMLDTGAYLSALRRTKIGEYSVQGAVGLENLLSI; encoded by the coding sequence ATGATAAAACGCGGCACATTGACTGAACCTACTGGCCTCTGGCTAGTTGATAAGCCGTACAAGAAGAGTTCGTTTTGGGCGGTACACGTCTTACGAAAGTTTACCGGCATCAAGAAAGTAGGGCACGCCGGTACGCTCGACCCACTAGCCACCGGTTTACTGCTAGTTCTTGTCGGAAAAGAATATACCTGCCAGGTAGATTCGTTTCTTAAGCTTGATAAGGAATATGAGCTCGAGATTACGTTCGGGGCTAATTCGTCTACCGATGATCTCGAAGGAGAGATGACGGCGGTGAGCTCTCGTCGGCCAAGTACTGAGGAAGTAGAGACGGTAATCAAGCAGCTGACAGGGCGGATTATGCAAACGCCACCTATCTATAGTGCGATGAAGGTAGGGGGCCAGCGCGCGTATAAGCTGGCTCGCCAGGGCGCCTCAGTAGAGCTCCAGTCTCGACCGGTCGAGGTGTATGGCTGGATAGATGTGCATTATGAGTATCCGCTTCTCAAGGCGACGGTGGCCGTATCGAGCGGAACATACATTCGCTCACTGGCGAGAGATCTAGGAGAAATGCTCGACACAGGAGCATATCTGAGTGCGCTCCGACGTACCAAGATAGGGGAGTATAGCGTTCAGGGTGCCGTAGGGCTTGAAAATCTTCTCTCTATCTGA
- the rpsT gene encoding 30S ribosomal protein S20 codes for MPIIKSAIKRVRQQAKRRSRNLAAKRRIKIASKQTLSALEAKDLKIAQESLKQAISQIDKAVKKGTLHKNTAARRKSTLTRSYNGVSEKAYGTEAATKKAAPAKKPAAKKAAPKKPAAK; via the coding sequence ATGCCAATCATCAAATCAGCAATCAAGCGAGTACGTCAGCAAGCGAAGCGTCGTTCCCGAAACTTAGCTGCCAAGCGCCGTATCAAGATTGCCAGCAAGCAGACCCTTAGCGCACTCGAGGCTAAAGACCTCAAGATCGCACAGGAATCGCTCAAGCAGGCTATCTCACAGATCGACAAGGCCGTTAAGAAAGGTACGCTACACAAGAATACCGCTGCGCGCCGTAAGAGCACCCTCACCCGCTCATACAATGGCGTAAGCGAGAAGGCCTACGGAACCGAAGCTGCAACCAAGAAAGCTGCTCCAGCTAAGAAGCCAGCTGCGAAAAAAGCTGCCCCTAAGAAGCCTGCGGCAAAATAG
- the holA gene encoding DNA polymerase III subunit delta, whose protein sequence is MIVFLGGNNDYAIAQHIAKLRDQYRRKYADALEAVDCDLTQITLPALKQQLLALPMFYSHRLVTVRSLVEAQAYIEDFLALLQEIPESTVAVLDGRDMDRRSKLYKSLAAIPTAKVYETLSEGKLVQWLIKEAKRAGADLDRATAHLLIKRAGMSQWRLHHELTKLTVAGGTIDRSHIEELVSTDPTSSVFDLIATVQSGDAQRAIRLYDELMKGGASEQQLLAMLQWHFRVLTLVYHRATPAELSACGVKPYAASRAQQQATRCTEAQLAQSYQALLDADVAMKSGIKKPHQAMTDLVLSLTLGF, encoded by the coding sequence ATGATTGTTTTTTTGGGTGGCAATAATGACTACGCAATCGCTCAGCATATCGCTAAGCTACGAGATCAGTATAGGCGCAAGTATGCAGATGCACTGGAAGCCGTAGATTGCGACTTGACACAAATTACGCTCCCTGCGCTCAAGCAGCAGCTTCTCGCACTACCTATGTTTTACTCGCATCGTCTTGTTACGGTCCGATCATTAGTCGAAGCGCAGGCATATATTGAAGACTTTTTAGCATTACTACAAGAAATTCCCGAGTCTACAGTCGCGGTTCTTGATGGGCGTGACATGGATCGGCGCTCGAAGCTGTATAAGTCACTTGCGGCCATACCTACAGCGAAGGTGTACGAGACATTGAGCGAGGGCAAGCTCGTGCAGTGGCTGATCAAGGAGGCGAAGCGAGCTGGCGCAGATCTCGATCGAGCTACGGCCCATTTGCTCATCAAGCGAGCCGGGATGAGCCAGTGGCGGTTGCACCACGAACTCACAAAGCTCACCGTGGCTGGCGGGACGATAGATCGATCGCACATCGAAGAGCTTGTGAGTACTGATCCTACGAGCTCTGTATTTGATCTGATTGCTACAGTGCAATCAGGTGATGCGCAGCGAGCGATTCGACTTTACGATGAGCTCATGAAGGGGGGTGCGAGTGAGCAGCAGCTCCTAGCGATGCTCCAGTGGCATTTTCGTGTACTGACGCTGGTGTATCACCGAGCGACACCGGCAGAATTATCGGCTTGCGGCGTGAAGCCCTATGCGGCGAGTCGCGCACAGCAGCAGGCGACTCGATGTACTGAGGCGCAGCTGGCACAGTCATACCAAGCATTATTAGATGCTGATGTAGCGATGAAGTCTGGCATAAAAAAACCGCACCAGGCCATGACTGATCTGGTGCTGAGCTTAACGCTTGGTTTTTAG
- the mutM gene encoding bifunctional DNA-formamidopyrimidine glycosylase/DNA-(apurinic or apyrimidinic site) lyase — protein MPELPEVETIRLGLLSMLPGLIITSVEVETPKSFPNDADIVDAQMIGAKITDVDRRGKGLIIGLDTGYSLLIHLKMTGQLVFRFHTKTGAREGFGGGHPTDSLIGRLPDRSTRVSFGFEDGSRLFFNDQRKFGWVKLVETEKVAEDSFISKLGPEVLSPDFTFASFRQRLMRRKRTSIKAAIMDQSVMAGVGNIYADEGLYAARIHPATLVERVSAVKLKRLYEALREVMQLSISLGGSSDKNYVDAEGEKGSYLTFAKVFRREGQACERCGTQILKLRVAGRGTHICPKCQREVKR, from the coding sequence ATGCCAGAGCTACCTGAAGTCGAGACGATTCGACTTGGGCTTCTTTCGATGCTTCCAGGTCTCATTATTACTTCTGTAGAAGTCGAGACACCGAAGAGTTTTCCAAATGATGCAGATATTGTCGATGCTCAGATGATTGGCGCTAAGATTACTGATGTCGATCGACGCGGTAAAGGTTTAATTATTGGTCTCGATACGGGCTATTCACTCCTGATCCACCTCAAGATGACGGGGCAGCTGGTGTTTCGTTTTCATACTAAGACAGGGGCGCGGGAAGGGTTTGGGGGAGGGCATCCGACGGACAGTCTCATCGGCAGGCTTCCAGATAGGAGTACCCGGGTAAGTTTTGGCTTCGAGGACGGCTCAAGACTATTCTTTAATGACCAGCGTAAATTCGGTTGGGTGAAGCTCGTCGAGACAGAAAAAGTAGCCGAGGATAGCTTTATCTCCAAGCTGGGACCAGAGGTTTTGAGTCCGGACTTTACTTTTGCAAGTTTTAGGCAGCGGCTCATGCGTCGTAAACGTACGAGCATCAAGGCGGCCATCATGGACCAGTCGGTGATGGCAGGAGTCGGAAATATTTATGCCGATGAGGGTCTTTATGCGGCGCGCATTCACCCTGCGACACTTGTTGAGCGAGTGAGTGCCGTGAAGCTCAAGCGACTGTACGAAGCACTGCGTGAGGTGATGCAACTGTCGATTTCGCTTGGTGGTTCGAGTGACAAAAATTACGTTGATGCGGAGGGCGAGAAGGGGAGCTACCTGACGTTTGCTAAGGTGTTCCGTCGAGAGGGACAAGCATGCGAACGCTGTGGTACGCAGATCCTGAAGCTACGCGTAGCAGGGCGTGGGACGCACATTTGCCCGAAGTGCCAGCGAGAGGTGAAGCGATGA